Proteins from a genomic interval of Mesobacillus sp. S13:
- the rpsR gene encoding 30S ribosomal protein S18, with translation MGGRRGGRAKRRKVCYFTANGITKIDYKDVDLLKKFISERGKILPRRVTGTSAKYQRKLTVAIKRSRQMALLPYVSGE, from the coding sequence ATGGGTGGACGCAGAGGCGGACGTGCAAAACGCCGTAAGGTTTGCTACTTCACAGCAAACGGAATCACTAAGATCGATTATAAAGATGTTGATCTTCTAAAAAAATTCATCTCTGAGCGCGGTAAAATTTTACCACGTCGTGTAACTGGAACTAGCGCTAAATATCAGCGTAAATTGACAGTTGCGATTAAACGTTCTCGTCAAATGGCATTACTGCCATACGTTTCAGGCGAATAA
- the ssb gene encoding single-stranded DNA-binding protein, whose product MMNRVILVGRLTKDPELRFTPNGVAVATFTLAVNRSFTNQQGEREADFINCVVWRRPAENVANFLKKGSLAGVDGRVQTRSYEGQDGKRVYVTEVLAESVQFLEPKGQSSDRGDSGYSRQNDQGSPFGNQNQRQNQGYTKVDEDPFAGGGQIDISDDDLPF is encoded by the coding sequence ATGATGAATCGTGTCATTCTTGTTGGCCGTTTGACCAAGGATCCTGAATTACGTTTCACACCGAATGGAGTTGCGGTGGCTACTTTCACACTTGCGGTAAATCGTTCATTTACCAACCAGCAGGGGGAAAGAGAAGCTGACTTCATCAACTGTGTGGTATGGCGCCGTCCAGCCGAAAACGTTGCTAACTTCTTGAAGAAGGGAAGCCTTGCAGGTGTTGATGGACGCGTTCAAACTCGCAGCTATGAAGGACAAGATGGTAAGCGTGTTTACGTTACAGAAGTTCTTGCTGAGAGTGTTCAGTTCCTTGAGCCAAAAGGACAGTCTTCAGACAGAGGGGATAGCGGTTATTCCCGTCAAAATGATCAAGGATCCCCATTCGGGAATCAGAATCAACGACAAAACCAAGGTTATACAAAAGTAGATGAGGATCCATTTGCAGGTGGCGGCCAGATCGACATTTCAGATGATGATCTTCCATTCTAA
- the rpsF gene encoding 30S ribosomal protein S6 produces MRKYEVMYIIRPNIEEEAKKALTERFSSILTENGAEVSEAKEWGKRRLAYEINDFRDGYYQIVKVNATPEAVEEFSRLAKINEDILRHIVIKEEE; encoded by the coding sequence ATGAGAAAGTACGAAGTTATGTACATCATCCGCCCAAACATTGAAGAGGAAGCTAAAAAGGCTCTTACTGAGCGTTTCAGCTCAATCCTTACAGAAAACGGTGCGGAAGTTTCAGAAGCTAAGGAATGGGGCAAACGCCGCCTTGCTTATGAAATCAATGATTTCCGTGATGGCTACTACCAGATTGTTAAGGTAAACGCTACTCCGGAAGCAGTTGAGGAATTCTCTCGTCTTGCTAAGATCAACGAAGATATCCTTCGCCACATCGTAATTAAAGAAGAAGAATAA
- the ychF gene encoding redox-regulated ATPase YchF → MALTAGIVGLPNVGKSTLFNAITQAGAESANYPFCTIDPNVGIVEVPDHRLTKLTELVQPKKTVPTAFEFTDIAGIVKGASKGEGLGNKFLSHIRQVDAICQVVRCFADDNITHVAGKVDPISDIEVINLELILADLESVEKRISRVEKLAKQKDKEASIEFPILARLRDAFEAEQPARAVEFTDEEMKIVKHLHLLTIKPMLYVANVGEEDVADPSGNEYVQKVREFAQKDNAEVIVISAKIEEEIAELEGEEKQMFLEELGIEESGLDQLIRAAYSLLGLATYFTAGVQEVRAWTFRHGMKAPQCAGVIHSDFERGFIRAETVHYDDLLAAGSMAAAKEAGKVRLEGKEYEVKDGDIIHFRFNV, encoded by the coding sequence ATGGCCTTAACAGCAGGTATTGTTGGACTTCCTAACGTTGGGAAATCAACATTGTTTAATGCGATCACACAGGCTGGTGCTGAATCAGCCAATTACCCGTTCTGTACGATTGACCCGAATGTCGGAATCGTTGAGGTTCCTGACCATCGTTTAACTAAATTGACTGAGCTTGTACAGCCGAAAAAGACTGTACCAACTGCATTTGAATTCACTGATATCGCCGGAATCGTTAAAGGTGCGAGTAAGGGAGAAGGGCTTGGGAACAAGTTTCTTTCCCATATTCGCCAGGTAGATGCGATCTGCCAGGTTGTCCGCTGCTTTGCAGATGACAATATCACGCACGTTGCCGGTAAAGTTGATCCTATTTCTGATATTGAGGTTATTAACCTCGAATTGATCCTTGCTGACCTCGAGTCTGTTGAAAAAAGAATCAGCCGCGTCGAGAAGTTGGCAAAGCAAAAAGATAAGGAAGCTTCGATTGAGTTTCCAATTCTGGCTCGCCTCCGTGATGCGTTTGAAGCAGAGCAACCAGCACGTGCGGTTGAATTCACTGATGAAGAAATGAAAATCGTTAAACACCTTCATTTGCTTACAATCAAGCCTATGCTTTATGTTGCGAATGTAGGTGAAGAAGATGTTGCAGATCCAAGTGGCAATGAATATGTCCAGAAAGTCCGAGAATTTGCACAAAAAGATAATGCGGAAGTCATCGTCATCAGCGCTAAGATCGAAGAAGAAATCGCTGAACTTGAAGGTGAAGAAAAGCAAATGTTCCTAGAAGAGCTAGGCATTGAAGAATCAGGTTTGGACCAGTTGATCCGTGCAGCTTACAGCCTGCTAGGTCTGGCAACCTACTTCACAGCTGGCGTCCAGGAAGTCCGAGCATGGACATTCCGCCACGGAATGAAGGCACCTCAGTGTGCTGGAGTCATCCACTCTGATTTCGAGCGTGGATTCATCCGTGCAGAAACAGTCCACTACGATGATCTTCTTGCAGCAGGCTCCATGGCAGCAGCCAAGGAAGCAGGAAAAGTCCGCCTTGAAGGAAAAGAATACGAAGTAAAAGATGGAGACATCATCCACTTCCGTTTCAATGTATAA
- a CDS encoding molybdopterin-dependent oxidoreductase, producing the protein MATVHHSACPLNCWDSCGFLVTVDDGKVTKVEGNPEHPITQGKICGRGRMLENRANSEDRLLYPLKKIDGKFQQISWDQALDEIAEKLTYYKESYGTTSVLHSHDYANGGLLTNLDSRFFNLYGGVTELTGSICWGAGIEAQNWDFGDAYSHAPEDLKNSKHVVIWGRNVARTNMHLFQNLQAAKKNGTKIYVIDPIYNATAKLAHEYISIKPGFDGLLAAGIMKELLRMELQDSEFLSDHSVGFEDLKALLDTVSLDYISELTEVPADIITHLAEVYADKPVSSIMGLGMQRYENGGNTIRLLDALVAVSGNIGIPGGGANYANKQVGQSFDYQNLTMPERKKTTRTFTMMRQAEEILSAVDPVIKMGIVTCGNPLTQVPDTNRVREAFESLETLVVIDQFMTDTAELADYVLPAATAFEVEDVYYSSMYHHYVNHGPKLVEPPGEAKPDAWIWGELANRLGFGAEFEFAREDFIGMGLASLTEKGITLDKIRAEKFAELPVDKIPWADRRFKTPSGKYEFTASAVADGQVKLSLPTETKWSNPALAEKYPYTLLTIHPLRSNHSQHFHLFQPEPYVKVEIASSVAVEKGLEDQDSVRVWNDRGELKGTVSILKMAHPGTVNIDEGLSARFGGSVNQLTSSRESDNGLGSTLYDCLVNIEKVVKE; encoded by the coding sequence GTGGCGACAGTACATCATTCGGCATGTCCATTGAACTGCTGGGACAGCTGCGGTTTCCTTGTTACCGTGGATGATGGGAAGGTAACCAAAGTTGAAGGGAATCCCGAACATCCGATTACACAGGGGAAAATTTGCGGCCGCGGCAGGATGCTGGAGAACAGGGCGAATTCGGAAGACAGATTGCTTTATCCTCTGAAAAAAATCGATGGTAAATTCCAGCAGATTTCCTGGGATCAGGCGCTCGATGAGATTGCTGAAAAACTGACTTATTATAAAGAGAGTTATGGCACCACTTCCGTTTTGCACAGCCATGATTATGCTAACGGTGGTTTGCTAACTAATCTCGACAGCCGCTTTTTTAACTTATATGGCGGAGTAACTGAATTGACCGGTTCCATTTGCTGGGGAGCAGGCATTGAAGCACAGAACTGGGATTTTGGTGATGCCTATAGCCATGCACCGGAAGATTTGAAAAATAGTAAACATGTTGTGATCTGGGGCAGAAATGTTGCTCGGACGAATATGCATCTTTTTCAAAACCTCCAGGCAGCGAAGAAGAATGGCACAAAAATCTATGTAATTGACCCTATTTATAATGCAACGGCAAAGCTGGCACATGAGTACATCTCCATCAAGCCAGGTTTTGATGGCCTTTTAGCAGCGGGCATTATGAAAGAGTTGCTGAGGATGGAGTTGCAGGATAGCGAGTTCTTGTCTGACCATAGCGTAGGGTTCGAGGACTTGAAAGCTTTGCTGGATACTGTTTCATTAGACTATATCAGTGAACTGACAGAAGTTCCGGCCGACATCATTACCCATCTTGCTGAAGTTTATGCTGACAAGCCAGTATCATCCATCATGGGACTGGGTATGCAGCGGTATGAAAATGGCGGGAATACGATCAGGCTGCTGGATGCACTGGTTGCCGTCAGCGGGAATATCGGCATTCCTGGCGGTGGCGCAAACTATGCGAACAAGCAGGTGGGGCAAAGCTTTGACTACCAGAATCTGACCATGCCTGAACGGAAAAAAACCACGCGTACGTTTACGATGATGAGGCAGGCAGAAGAGATTCTCTCAGCAGTTGATCCTGTAATCAAGATGGGGATTGTCACATGCGGAAATCCACTGACTCAAGTTCCGGATACGAACAGAGTGCGAGAGGCTTTTGAATCACTTGAAACACTCGTAGTGATTGACCAGTTCATGACAGATACGGCCGAACTGGCTGATTATGTTTTGCCAGCTGCCACTGCTTTTGAAGTGGAGGATGTGTATTATTCTTCGATGTACCATCATTATGTGAACCACGGACCGAAGCTGGTCGAACCACCGGGAGAAGCTAAACCGGACGCATGGATTTGGGGAGAACTGGCGAATCGGCTAGGATTTGGTGCTGAATTTGAGTTTGCAAGAGAAGATTTCATCGGGATGGGCCTGGCATCCTTGACAGAAAAGGGCATTACCTTGGACAAAATCCGTGCTGAAAAGTTCGCGGAGCTCCCGGTGGATAAAATCCCATGGGCAGACAGGAGATTCAAAACGCCAAGCGGCAAGTATGAATTCACAGCTTCTGCAGTCGCTGACGGTCAAGTTAAATTGTCGCTGCCAACAGAGACAAAATGGTCGAATCCCGCGCTGGCGGAAAAATATCCATATACCTTGCTGACGATTCATCCGCTGCGTTCCAACCACTCACAGCATTTCCACCTTTTCCAGCCGGAGCCTTATGTGAAAGTCGAGATCGCTAGCAGCGTGGCTGTTGAAAAAGGATTGGAAGATCAGGACTCTGTCCGTGTCTGGAATGACAGAGGTGAGTTGAAAGGGACCGTTTCAATTTTAAAAATGGCCCACCCGGGAACCGTTAATATTGATGAAGGCTTAAGTGCCCGATTCGGCGGCTCCGTCAACCAGCTTACATCCAGCCGGGAGTCAGACAATGGCCTCGGCAGCACACTATATGATTGCCTCGTCAATATTGAAAAAGTAGTAAAAGAATAA
- a CDS encoding DUF951 domain-containing protein, whose translation MEHEFQLNDVVEMKKPHPCGTNKWKIIRLGMDFRIKCEGCEHSVLIPRKEFTRKVKKVLSKQGE comes from the coding sequence TTGGAGCATGAATTTCAACTTAATGATGTTGTTGAAATGAAAAAACCACATCCTTGCGGCACAAACAAGTGGAAGATCATCCGCCTTGGCATGGATTTCCGAATCAAGTGTGAAGGCTGCGAGCACAGTGTCTTGATCCCCAGAAAAGAGTTCACACGAAAAGTAAAGAAGGTTTTATCGAAGCAGGGTGAGTAA